CGAGGTCGTAAACCCGCATTCGGAGATATCCCAGCGAGCCTGCCAGGGCACAACGCAATCGCAACCAAGTCCGACCGCACGGGGATTCAGAAGCAAACGAGCACCTCGTCTCATCCTTCTATATCGATCAAAATCCGCGCTGATCATGCAAGAGCGCGATGATCAGTGCAACCCTGCCCTGAGGAACTCATCAAACAGGTCCAAACGAAACTTCCTCAGCACCAAATCACGATGTCCAATCTGGGTCCGAATCTCGGAAATAACGACGATCTCATCGGTTAGAAGGTGAGATGCTGTCATTGCTGATTGTTCCTGGAATACTCTCTGGGGCGGCCCTGCGATGCTATTTTTATGTCGAATCGTGTCGCGGCTGAATACGAACTCCCCGCTGCCGAGGCTGGGCGTGCCTGCGTGTGGATATGGGGTTTAcgagaagaggagcaggagcaggagcagtaAGCGAGGATCGGCGATGGATTGTATTTAATTGGACTGCAGACTGGCGAGTATGGGGGGATAGAGCTACCATGTGGTGATGCTCTTGTTTGGGAATCATCGTGCGAGCCCTACAGGTCGGTTGTGCTATTTTTATCAACTGCACCAGCCAAATTAGTCACAATTAGAACAGATCGTCTGTTATCTGAGAAAAATACGAGCTAATCAATGGGAATTCCAAGTGCAACTCGTTACTATGCAATGGGCGAAATACTTGAGGGTTGCGCCTGTGGGCGACCTTGGTATAAGGGGAGGGTTACCTATGTATATGTTTTGGTCCTATTAGCTGCTCAACTCCTTCTGATCCTTCTCCGCACCGAGACTTCACATACTGTACTGCCTGGCTCGTGGTATCGGTTGTCTCTCGGACGTGGCATTCCTGGAAGCCACATTGCGCAACCGGTTGCTGGCCTACGGCTGGTAGCAATCTCAGCCCGAAGGTATGCACACAGCGTCAAAGCATCGATAATCGAAGTTCAAGTGAAGATTGATGGGGATTGCATCGCGGAGTGGAAGGCGTGGTAAACCGTGGTTGGGGCATCTCCGCACGGTACAGGTATACTGGTTACTGGTAACTGGTAACTGGACACTTCCGGACGACGGGAGAAAGATATGCTTAACTCCTCATGAGGGGAAATAGATCTCTCCGCACGAGGTATAGACTTGCTGTTGAACCACGGTAGCTCGCTGCCATGCAGACGGCACAATCTCGGTGATTGCTCGGCGCTGCCATAGATCTGCGCTGCATCCATACCAGTTGGAAGCTTCATGAGTAGCCATTCAATCCCTATGATACAGGTCCAGCCAAGATAAGGTAGGCTGTGTGCTGGGGGCCCTCGGAATGCTTCATTCGTAAAGGCCCCTGTCAGTAAATTGACTTATTCACTACATTCTTGCCGCTTGATTCCGAATATCGTAAACCTACCCAGGACATTTATGTTAACCTGGACGACCAACTGTAATCCCGGACACACGGCTGGAACAGAAATTCAGGTTGGTCTATTTAGTAAAGCCATAATCTAAATGAACTTGTTTCTTCACCGTTGTCGATATGGTGCGTGGATGTGATTGGTGCTGTACTGCTTCCCGGAAAGGATAGACAACGTCGTGGTTAGGGTTAAGCCTCTGAACCGTTCCCACCCGTGGCTGAACAAACAGTTTAGAACGAGTAATTCAGTTCAAGACCATAGGATCTACAGGGTCCACCTCTGACCTATCATGCTGGAAACGTAGCCTTTCAATAGTTCAAATTGATCCCGCACTTGCAGATGCTCTGTGCCCATATCAGTGTCCGGAGGACCGGAGATATAGTACCAGCACATTCGACTTGATGATATCTATATTTGCCAGTGCGGGGACTCCTTTCCCCCGGATACTGTGTCAGGCTTAAATACCCCAGCACCCCCTTGGAGTTCAGTTCGCAGGTCTTTTGTCTTGAAGTTTTTCTATCTACGACCCAGACGAGTTGTTAACCACGATTTCCTTGGTATTGGGTTGCCATCTTTTCTCATTTCTTTTGCATACAAAGGTCACCCTTCACTCTATCAAGATGTCCGACTACGAACACGCAAAATCGGCTGCCCACGGGCTAGATAACGGCTGGGACCACATCGCCCAGACCAGGACAAGCAACGCACATCAACAGGGGACTTTACACGATGCCCACCAGGCCACCGTATCGCAAGTGGCCCGGCCCGAGTTTATGAAACTTGGAAACCCCGGTCCCCTTGGGCTTCTCGCTTTCGCAATCACGAcgtttgttgttggactCTATGAATGCGGTGCTGGGTATGGGTGACCAAAGTATCTATCACGCTGTGTCTGTCTTCCTAACACCATCGCAGTCTCCCCAACTCGAACCCAGAGGGCGACGTCGGCCCCAACCAAGCTGCCTTTGGCATTGTGATGTTTATGGGTGGCACCGCTCAAGTCCTCGCCGGACTGATGGAGTTTCGTGTTGGAAATACGTTTGGAACAACGGTCCATTGCGCTTATGGTGCATTCTGGCTGAGTTATGGGATGTTCCTTCTCCCACATCTCGGTATCGAAGATGCCTACAAAGGTGACAAGAGAGCCTACACATTTGCCATCGGGATATACTTGATCTTGTGGTGTTTTCTTACattcctgttcttccttgCTGCTCTCCGTACGAACTTTGCTATTTTGTCGGTCTTTATTACACTCATTCTCGCCTATCTGTTTCTTAGCCTTGCCAACTTCACGGCTACAGAGCATGCTACTGCCAGTGTGCGTCTGAATAAGACAGGCGGTGCTCTTGCGGTTGTTTGCGCTACTTGTGCTTTCTATGCTGGCGCGTCAGGCCTTATGGTTCCTGAAACAACTTGGGTTCGCTTCCCACTTGGTGAGATTGAGGGGCCATGATGGTGGACGTTGGTTTGGGATTTCTGAAGTAGCTGCATTGACCTAGTATAGTATGAATCGCGAG
The nucleotide sequence above comes from Aspergillus puulaauensis MK2 DNA, chromosome 3, nearly complete sequence. Encoded proteins:
- a CDS encoding acetate uptake transporter family protein (COG:S;~EggNog:ENOG410PK2V;~InterPro:IPR000791;~PFAM:PF01184;~TransMembrane:6 (i58-75o95-114i126-145o157-178i185-204o224-243i);~go_component: GO:0016021 - integral component of membrane [Evidence IEA]), which translates into the protein MSDYEHAKSAAHGLDNGWDHIAQTRTSNAHQQGTLHDAHQATVSQVARPEFMKLGNPGPLGLLAFAITTFVVGLYECGAGLPNSNPEGDVGPNQAAFGIVMFMGGTAQVLAGLMEFRVGNTFGTTVHCAYGAFWLSYGMFLLPHLGIEDAYKGDKRAYTFAIGIYLILWCFLTFLFFLAALRTNFAILSVFITLILAYLFLSLANFTATEHATASVRLNKTGGALAVVCATCAFYAGASGLMVPETTWVRFPLGEIEGP